The Oncorhynchus masou masou isolate Uvic2021 chromosome 2, UVic_Omas_1.1, whole genome shotgun sequence genomic sequence TCAGATGAACAACAGAAACAATAAGTTTTCACAGTCTATTTTATGTAGGGTATTTCATTACAGATTATGGCTGTGTAGGAGATCATGTCAATTGATCAGATTAACTGGAATGCCATTCATTATGATGGGTGTGCAAAAATAACAACCTGAAAGCCACGGCCCCAATCAGCCTCTAACTCTTCTCATAAGCTGCCGCCACAGCACGACCCTGACACTGTTCAATGTGGATACGCATGAGGTGATTAACGCCGTTTAGAAGCTTCATTCAGTTAAACAGATGACATTGATATGTCAAAGATGTTATTTGATTTCAGTCAAATTTAAtaggtttatttattttacctttatttaacttaagtcagatttttacctcgtcagctggagatttgaccttgcaacctttcggttactagtccaacgctctaaccactaggctacctgctgccgtTTAATGAACCAAAACGTAATTTTCAATCATTCCAATCAGTTAAAGCATTTCAGATGAACAACAGTGTTGTCCCACTTTTTACAGTGTTAGGCAACATCTGAAACCGTTTTTAAACGTGGGTTGGAAAAGATTATTAATTTTTTGCTTACTTTTTCACCGGGGGACTGGTCCCCTCTGTATATTCACTCCTGTAGAAGCCTCCCAGGTCATCAGCCAGTTCTCCTATAAACTCTGTGTACAGCTCATACTGTCTCCCTGCCATCAGATTACTATTCAGCTGGATCACTAAGAACTGAGTAGGAACCTCCAGCCAGCTTTTCTTTATGGTGGGAGCAGAAGCTCCATCCCGGCTACTCAGGCTGAGCAGAGTCAGGTTCAGCTTGTTAGCGTGGATGAGGATCAGATCTGTGTCCTTCTCACACTGGAACACCACAGCTGACTGTCCTGTGAAGATGAAGAGGCCAGTAGAGGCGTTGACAACCAGTCGAGGCCAGAGGGTGATGttgtaggagacaggagacagggagtcaggcagtCTGTAGTGTtcccagggagtggagggagtAGTGGGGGGATTCACTGCCTCATGGATCTTGGCCTTCTCCTGGCTATAGACCACTGACAGGGCGATGATGGTGGCCACCACTCCAGTCCCCACGATCACACCAACTATCCCCAAAGTCTTGCTGATGAAGAACCCTTTCCCCATGTCTGTAACAGACTGATATCTGTCTATCTGAGGGTAGCgtaatgactgactgacagaaaggcagaaagagagagggggacctaGATGGACCCAGAGGGGAATGTGTTTCTTATTTATGCCCTCTGAGGAACTCCCACAATACACCAGGTTAATAGTTGATCCCCCAGCCCGGGACAACCTGAGAGTTCCAATCAGCTGGGTTAATTAATAGTTGATCCCCCAGCCCAGGACAACCTGAGGGTTCTAATCAATAGTTATAAAGATGTGTGGATATCAGATTGCTGACAAGCTGTTGTACTTTATCTTTCCTTCCTGTTTCTGGATGGAAGATCTTTCCCTTTATAAAGTGTTGAAATCTTTCCCTGTATAAAGTGGAAGGcgaaccacctctccctccctggtgtttcctatgGGGCCGCAAGGggaaccacccctccctccctggtgtttcctacagggctgaaaggggaaccacccctccctccctggtgtttcctacagGGCAGCATGgggaaccacctctccctccctggtgtttcctacggggctgaaaggggaaccacccctccctccctggtgtttcctatggggcagcaaggggaaccacccctccctccctggtgtttcctacggggctgaaaggggaaccacccctccctccctggtgtttcctacggggctgaaaggggaaccacccctccctccctggtgtttcctacggggctgaaaggggaaccacccctccctccctggtgtttcctacggggctgaaaggggaaccacccctccctccctggtgtttcctacggggctgaaaggggaaccacccctccctccctggtgtttcctacggggctgaaaggggaaccacccctccctccctggtgtttcctacggggctgaaaggggaaccacccctccctccctggtgtttcctacggggctgaaaggggaaccacccctccctccctggtgtttcctacggggctgaaaggggaaccacccctccctccctggtgtttcctacggggctgaaaggggaaccacccctccctccctggtgtttcctacggggctgaaaggggaaacacccctccctccctggtgtttcctacggggctgaaaggggaaccacccctccctccctggtgtttcctacggggctgaaaggggaaccacctctccctccctggtgtttcctacagGGCAGAAAGGGGAACCACCTCACCCgtcctccctggtgtttcctacggggctgaaaggggaaccacccctccctcactggtgtttcctacggggctgaaaggggaaccacctctccctccctggtgtttcctacagGGCAGAAAGgggaaccacctctccctccctggtgtttcctacggggctgaaaggggaaccacctatccctccctggtgtttcctacggggctgaaaggggaaccacctctccctacctggtgtttcctacggggcagcaaggggaaccacctctccctccctggtgtttcctacggggctgaaaggggaaccacctctccctccctggtgtttcctacagGGCAGCATGGggaaccacccctccctccctggtgtttcctacggggctgaaaggggaaccacctctccctccctggtgtttcctacggggctgaaaggggaaccacctctccctccctggtgtttcctatggggctgaaaggggaacctcccctccctccctggtgtttcctacagGGCAGAAAGgggaaccacctctccctccctggtgtttcctatggggctgaaaggggaaccacccctccctccctggtgtttcctacggggctgaaaggggaaccacccctccctacctggtgtttcctacggggctgaaaggggaaccacccctccctccctggtgtttcctacggggCAGCAAGGGgaaacacccctccctccctggtgtttcctacggggctgaaaggggaaccacccctccctccctggtgtttcctacagGGCAGCATGGggaaccacccctccctccctggtgtttcctacggggCTGAAATGGGaaacacctctccctccctggtgtttcctacagggctgaaaggggaaccacccctccctccctggtgtttcctacggggCAGCAAGGGgaaacacccctccctccctggtgtttcctacggggctgaaaggggaaccacccctccctccctggtgtttcctacagGGCAGCATGGggaaccacccctccctccctggtgtttcctacggggctgaaaggtgaaccacccctccctccctggtgtttcctacggggcagaaaggggaaccacccctccctccctggtgtttcctacagggcagcaaggggaaccacctcaccctccctccctggtgtttcctacggggctgaaaggggaaccaccTCACCCGTCCTCCCTGGTCTTTCCTACggggctgaaaggggaaccacccctccctccctggtgtttcctacggggctgaaaggggaaccacccctccctccctggtgttttTCCTACGGGGAGgcgagcactccgttctgccacctctggtctctggataagagctccaGGCCATGGTCAAATCCTACACCGCAGGCCGAGCACTCCgctctgccacctctggtctctggataagagctccaGGCCATGGTCAAATCCTACACCGCAGGCCGAGCACTCCGTTCTACCACCTCtggtctctggataagagctccaGGCCATGGTCAAATCCTACACCGCAGGCCGAGCACTCCGTTCTACCACCTCtggtctctggataagagctccaGGCCATGGTCAAACCCTACACCGCAGgccgagcactccgttctgccacctctggtctctggataagagctccaGGCCATGGTCAAACCCTACACCGCAGgccgagcactccgttctgccacctctggtctctggataagagctccaGGCCATGGTCAAATCCTACACCGCAGgccgagcactccgttctgccacctctggtctctggataagagctccaGGCCATGGTCAAACCCTACACCGCAGgccgagcactccgttctgccacctctggtctctggataagagctcctGCTAAATCACCCAAATGTACCAAATGTAAACGTTAGTGCAAGATACTGTAGAAACATCTACGTTAAAATATAGAAACACATCAATGGAATGAAAACCTACCcaaacatttcactacaccttctgtatcttgtgacaaataacatgtgatttaacttgatatagtgtgtgtttaccagagccGGTAATGTGAAGAagatgacctgcaccaaagtcagattaggatataacGTTAGGCCAACGAGACAAGTCGTTGTGTCCAAGTGTCCAAGTTCTAAAATACGTTAcactccaaacacaccaagacagtcgtgaagagggcacgacaaagcctattccccctcaggagactgaaaagatttggcatgggtcctcagattcccaaaaggttctacagctgcaccatcgagaacatggTTTCATCACTAcctgcaactgctcggcctccgaccacaaggagctacagagggtagtgcgaatggcccagtacatcactggggccaagcctcctgccattcaggacttctacagcaggcggtgtcagaggaaggccctaaaaattgtcaaagactccagccaccctagtcatagactgttctctctgctaccgcacggcaagcggtaccggagtgccaagtccaggtccaaaaggcttcttaacagcgtCTACCCcccgagccataagactgctgaacagctaaacTAAAGGCTACTCAGACTATTtacaattccccccccccccatttttacactgctgctactctgtttattatctatgcatagtcactttaactcaacctacatatacatattactTCAATTAAGCTGTGCCCAcgcgcattgactctgtaccagtacagggtgtagcctgcacattgactctgtaccataacaccctggatatagcctccacgttgactctgtactggtacaccctgtgtatatagcctccacattgactctgtaccggtaccccctgtatatagcctcctcattgactctgtaccgtaacaccctgtatatagcctccacattgactctgtaccgtaacaccctgtatatagcctccacattgactctgtactggtaccccctgtatatagcctctacattgactctgtaccggtacaccctgtatatagcctccacattgactctgtaccggtacaccctgtatatagcctccacattgactctgtaccggtaccccctgtatatagcctcctcattgactctgtaccgtaacaccctgtatatagcctccacattgactctgtactggtaccccctgtatatagcctccacattgactctgtaccggtaccccctgtatatagcctcctcattgactctgtaccgtaacaccctgtatatagcctccacattgactctgtactggtaccccctgtatatagcctccacattgactctgtaccggtaccccctgtatatagcctccacattgactctgtacactaataccctgtatatagcctccacattgactcggtaccggtaccccctgtatatagcctccacattgactctgtaccggtaccccctgtatatagcctccacattgactctgtaccggtaccccctgtatatagcctccacaaacTTTTTCATAACGACAACGTGAAGTTTGATGTCGGACAACCATAGAATATTCAGGATTTCATTGtgacaactgtcgatagacgtaGTTTAAACCaacctttagtcttgaaatctttggttgtttagtacacggcttcacatgtgaatccttaaagagatgggtggggcccAGGCTTAAGAGGGTGGGAACGacgctgaatgggtgtagaccaagaagagctctccagtaggtgtaccaaaaatCATTCAAGGAACATTTCCTCAAAAGTGAGTtttcaagtttatcaactttcaaagcagaattactttctcaTTGTTCCTCTGTAGTGTTTGATATACAAGTAGGTCTGAATCTCTACTTTTATTGGATGTAAAAAACACTATTTGCTTGCTACATCAGTCCAAATCGAGCTGGTGAGTCACAATAACAACTGCAACACgttaaaaaaaagatatataatTTAATGAAGAGTCATTTTCTATTTTGAccgtagttagttagttagttagttcgtTAGTTACTGAGATTGTCCTTTTTTATAGAAATCCAGTGCACCCTTCTGTAAAGAAGGAAACTGTCAGAGTCCAATAACCAACTGaaggtatagagcaggaacatgTTGGGGAGATTGAAAACTAaaggtatagagcaggaacatattggggagattggaaactgaaggtatagagcaggaacatattggggagattggaaactgaaggtatagagcaggaacatattggggagattggaaactgaaggtatagagcaggaacatattggggagattggaaactgaaggtatagagcaggaacatattggagagattggaaactgaaggtatagagcaggaacatgttggggagattggaaactgaaggtatagagcaggaacatgttggggagattggaaactgaaggtatagagcaggaacatgttggggagattggaaactgaaggtatagagcaggaacatattggggagattggaaactgaaggtatagagcaggaacatattggggagattggaaactgaaggtatagagcaggaacatattggagagattggaaactgaaggtatagagcaggaacatattggggagattggaaactgaaggtatagagcaggaacatattggagagattggaaactgaaggtatagagcaggaacatgttggggagattggaaactgaaggtatagagcaggaacatgttggggagattggaaactgaaggtatagagcaggaacatgttggggagattggaaactgaaggtatagagcaggaacatattggagagattggaaactgaaggtatagagcaggaacatgttggggagattggaaactgaaggtatagagcaggaacatgttggggagattggaaactgaaggtatagagcaggaacatattggggagattggaaactgaaggtatagagcaggaacatgttggggagattggaaactgaaggtatagagcaggaacatgttggggagattggaaactgaaggtatagagcaggaacatattggggagattggaaactgaaggtatagagcaggaacatgttggggagattggaaactgaaggtatagagcaggaacatgttggagagattggaaactgaaggtatagagcaggaacatattggggagattggaaactgaaggtatagagcaggaacatattggagagattggaaactgaaggtatagagcaggaacatgttggggagattggaaactgaaggtatagagcaggaacatattggggagattggaaactgaaggtatagagcaggaacatattggggagattggaaactgaaggtatagagcaggaacatgttggggagattggaaactgaaggtatagagcaggaacatattggggagattggaaactgaaggtatagagcaggaacatattggagagattggaaactgaaggtatagagcaggaacatgttggggagattggaaactgaaggtatagagcaggaacatattggggagattggaaactgaaggtatagagcaggaacatgttggggagattggaaactgaaggtatagagcaggaacatattggggagattggaaactgaaggtatagagcaggaacatgttggggagattggaaactgaaggtatagagcaggaacatattggggagattggaaactgaaggtatagagcaggaacatattggagagattggaaactgaaggtatagagcaggaacatgttggggagattggaaactgaaggtatagagcaggaacatattggggagattggaaactgaaggtatagagcaggaacatattggggagattggaaactgaaggtatagagcaggaacatgttggggagattggaaactgaaggtatagagcaggaacatgttggggagattggaaactgaaggtatagagcaggaacataTTGGGGAGATTGGAAACTGACGATATTAACTGAGCGTTTATTGGCAGACATTTATTAACACGAGAACATGAAAAACTGACAATCCAAAATGGATGCACATGATTCAAGTAACAACATGATTTTGGTCCATTCATCATTATACAGCAcatctctgtcccaaatggctccctattccctatggagtgCACTCTTTTTAAACAGAGCCCTATGTAGCAcgctatacagggaatagggtgccatttgggtcacgCAGCCCCATGTTCGTGgtctgtttaatacagtctgtgTATCCCTGATGGTTCAGTAAGCAGTAACACCATTGGCCTGGTCGCACGCTGCTGTAGTGGGGGGTATTTCACGTACATTCATTGGCCAACCACTTCATAACGGGCTCCTGGTTCTCCGCCACCCATTTAATGTTGGCCGTAGTCCTCTCAATAGCCTGCTCCAGAGCCAGCGTCCCCGAGCCAAACCCCACACGGGCATTGTCCTCTTTAAACTGCTTCAGCTGCAATTATAGAAACATGGTAGAAATCACAATTCTGACTCAACAATGTTGTAGTTTCTAACTAATTTGAGATGGAGGAAAACAAGctctggtcccccccccccccccccaacaaacaGACCATCCATTCATACATACACCTCTAGTCTAATTTATACCTTATTAAACTGTATCTGtatcccctaacccctaacctttgaAAACCTACATGAGGGTAGCCCTCCAGGAACAAGGTTagggtgaaaacctacaggagggtaagctctccaggaacaaggttagggtgaaaacctacaggagggtaagctctccaggaacaaggttagggtgaaaacctacaggagggtaagctctccaggaacaaggttagGGTGAAAACcttacaggagggtagctctccaggaacagggttagggtgaaaacctacaggagggtaagctctccaggaacaaggttagGGTGAAAACCTTACAGGAGGGTAGCCCTCCAGGAACAAGGTTAGGGTGAAAACCTACATGAGGGTAGCCCTCCAGGAACAAGGTTAGGGTGAAAACCTTACAGGAGGgtaagctctccaggaacagggttagggtgAAAACCTTACAGGAGGGTagccctccaggaacagggttagggtgAAAACCTTACAGGAGGGtaagctctccaggaacaaggttagGGTGAAAACCTTACAGGAGGgtaagctctccaggaacagggttagtgTGAAAACCTTACAGGAGGgtaagctctccaggaacagggttagggtgaaaacctacaggagggtaggctctccaggaacagggttagggtgAAAACCTTACAGGAGGgtaagctctccaggaacagggttagggtgAAAACCTTACAGGAGGgtaagctctccaggaacagggttagggtgaaaaccttacaggagggtagctctccaggaacagggttggacagCCGTGATTCAGCTCAGTACCAACCTGCTTCAGCTCAAACTCAGTAGAGAATCTCCTGGTCACACCGTTGATGAGGTTAGAGAATGAGAAGGATCCACCACCATATCTGCCAGGTACCGAGATGTATGATTATTATCTTTACTCAGTGAATAAACATCAGTTTCTCTGATACATATTCACAGTTACATGATGTCCAATAGCCCCACATAGACTTACACTGCATAGATGTAGTTCCACCTAGActtactctgtatagatgtagttccacCTAGACTTACTttgtatagatgtagttccacATAGACTTACTCCGTATAGATGTAGTTTCACCTAGACTTACTCTGCATAGATGTAGTTCCACATAGCCCTGATGACctactctgtatagatgtagttccacATAGACTTACACTGTATAAATGTAGTTCCACCTAGACctactctgtatagatgtagttccacATAGACTTACACTGTATAAATGTAGTTCCACATAGACTTACACTGTATAAATGTAGTTCCACCTAGActtactctgtatagatgtagttccacCTAGCCCTGATGGcttactctgtatagatgtagttccacctagccctgatgacttactctgtatagatgtagttccacctagacttactctgtatagatgtagttccacCTAGCCCTGATAGcttactctgtatagatgtatTTCCACCTAGCCATGATGACTTAATCTGTACAGATGTAGTTCCACCTAGCCCTGATGActtactctgtatagatgtagttccacCTAGCCCTGATGGcttactctgtatagatgtagttccacctagccctgatgacttactctgtatagatgtagttccacctagacttactctgtatagatgtagttccacCTAGCCCTGATAGcttactctgtatagatgtagttccacCTAGCCATGATGACTTaatctgtatagatgtagttccacctagccctgatgacttactctgtatagatgtagtttcACCTAGACTTACTTTGTATAGATGTAGTTTCACCTAGActtactctgtatagatgtagttccacctatccctgatgacttactctgcatagatgtagttccacctatccctgatgacttactctgtatagatgtagttccacCTATCCATGATGActtactctgtatagatgtagttccacctagtcctgatgacttactctgtatagatgtagttccacctatccctgatgacttactctgtatagatgtagttccacctaaccctgatgacttactctgtatagatgtagttccgCCTATCCCTGATGAtttactctgtatagatgtagttccgCCTATCCCTGATGActtactctgtatagatgtagttccacCTATCCCTGATGACTTACTCTGTATGGATGTAGTTCCACCTATCCCTGATGACTTACTCTGTATAGATNNNNNNNNNNNNNNNNNNNNNNNNNNNNNNNNNNNNNNNNNNNNNNNNNNNNNNNNNNNNNNNNNNNNNNNNNNNNNNNNNNNNNNNNNNNNNNNNNNNNNNNNNNNNNNNNNNNNNNNNNNNNNNNNNNNNNNNNNNNNNNNNNNNNNNNNNNNNNNNNNNNNNNNNNNNNNNNNNNNNNNNNNNNNNNNNNNNNNNNNNNNNNNNNNNNNNNNNNNNNNNNNNNNNNNNNNNNNNNNNNNNNNNNNNNNNNNNNNNNNNNNNNNNNNNNNNNNNNNNNNNNNNNNNNNNNNNNNNNNNNNNNNNNNNNNNNNNNNNNNNNNNNNNNNNNNNNNNNNNNNNNNNNNNNNNNNNNNNNNNNNNNNNNNNNNNNNNNNNNNNNNNNNNNNNNNNNNNNNNNNNNNNNNNNNNNNNNNNNNNNNNNNNNNNNNNNNNNNNNNNNNNNNNNNNNNNNNNNNNNNNNNNNNNNNNNNNNNNNNNNNNNNNNNNNNNNNNNNNNNataaacgaggcccagggtacaggatgttttataaacgaggccccagggtacaggatgttttataaacgaggccccagggtacaggatgttttataaacgaggccccagggtacaggaggTTTCTTATAAGGCCCCCAGGGTACAGGATCTCATGAGGTACAGGATCTCAAGCGTGTCTTTATTTTCCAGATCAGGATTTGGGCTCGTAAACAGGCCATTGCTGAGGGCCAGGGAGATTACGCCCTCGAAAAAACTGGACCAATCCTGGAGTTCTTTGAAAACTACTACAGCTCAAGCTATCCTCTGACCAAATCAGGTAATACTCTTCCTCTCGGATTCCCTGTCTGTTGTTGAAGAGATTCTAATGGGTCCcacatggcaccatattccctttggAGTGAccctacctttgaccagggcccataggcctctaggctaaagtagtgcactatatagggaataggacaccATTTGAGACTCACACCATTGTTAAGTGCTGTAATGGATGTGTCAGCTCCTTTATTCTGTAGACCAGATAGCTCTGCCTGACTTCAGTGCTGGAGCCATGGAGAACTGGGGTCTgatcacctacagagagacagcCCTGCTCTACAACCCTGCCAGCTCGTCCAATGGAGACAAAGAGTGGATCGCTACGGTCATCTCTCATGAACTGGCTCACATGGTCTGTATTACAGTCAATACTACAATATACTGAGAGGCTGTATTACAGtcaatactataatatactgagaggctgctgctggctgcctggTCTGTATTACAGtaaatactataatatactgagaggctgtattacagtcaatactataatatactgagaggctgtattacagtcaatactataatatactgagaGGCTGCAGCTGGCTGCCTGGTCTGTATTACAGtcaatactataatatactgagaggctgtattacagtcaatactataatatactgagaggctgtattacagtcaatactataatatactgagaGGCTGTATTACAGTCAATGCTATAATATACTGAGAGGCTGT encodes the following:
- the LOC135552080 gene encoding aminopeptidase N-like, with translation MDRWNYIYTEARWNYIYTEYGGGSFSFSNLINGVTRRFSTEFELKQLKQFKEDNARVGFGSGTLALEQAIERTTANIKWVAENQEPVMKWLANECT